From Halomicrobium salinisoli, the proteins below share one genomic window:
- a CDS encoding DNA-directed RNA polymerase subunit K, which produces MMAQENRYEKARILGARALQVAHGAPVLIETEQTQPILIAAEEYDSGVLPFTVRRGDHQ; this is translated from the coding sequence ATGATGGCACAGGAAAACCGCTACGAGAAGGCGCGGATCCTGGGAGCGCGAGCGCTGCAGGTGGCCCACGGCGCACCGGTGCTGATCGAGACGGAGCAGACCCAGCCGATCCTCATCGCGGCCGAGGAGTACGACTCCGGGGTCCTCCCCTTCACCGTCCGCCGAGGTGACCACCAGTGA
- a CDS encoding DNA-directed RNA polymerase subunit N — MMVPVRCFTCGNVVGEHWEEFKARTRETDDPEDPEKVLDELGVERHCCRRMLVSHKDLVDIVAPYQ; from the coding sequence ATGATGGTACCGGTCCGGTGTTTCACCTGCGGCAACGTCGTGGGCGAACACTGGGAAGAGTTCAAGGCTCGCACCCGCGAGACCGACGATCCCGAGGACCCGGAGAAGGTCCTCGACGAGCTGGGCGTCGAGCGACACTGCTGTCGCCGGATGCTCGTCTCGCACAAGGACCTCGTCGACATCGTGGCGCCCTACCAATGA
- a CDS encoding 30S ribosomal protein S9: MVTNTSGKKKTAIARATIRDGEGRVRVDSQPVELVDPELAQLKMLEPFRIADDELREQVDVEVTVEGGGVMGQADAARTAIARGLVDHTNDAELRDAYMEFDRSLLVNDVRQSESKKWGGPGARARYQKSYR, from the coding sequence ATGGTAACGAACACCTCTGGCAAGAAGAAGACGGCCATCGCCCGCGCGACGATCCGCGACGGCGAGGGCCGCGTGCGCGTCGACTCCCAGCCCGTCGAGCTGGTCGATCCGGAGCTGGCACAGCTCAAGATGCTGGAGCCGTTCCGCATCGCCGACGACGAGCTGCGCGAGCAGGTCGACGTCGAGGTCACCGTCGAGGGCGGCGGCGTCATGGGCCAGGCCGACGCGGCCCGGACCGCCATCGCCCGCGGCCTCGTGGACCACACCAACGACGCCGAACTCCGCGACGCGTACATGGAGTTCGACCGGTCGCTGCTGGTCAACGACGTCCGCCAGTCCGAGTCCAAGAAGTGGGGCGGTCCCGGCGCTCGGGCTCGCTACCAGAAGTCCTACAGGTGA
- a CDS encoding 50S ribosomal protein L13, translating into MNAAEFEADVVVDARDCILGRVASQVAERALDGERVAVVNAESAVITGRENQIVEKFQKRRDVGSDQGPNYPRRPDGIMKRSIRGMLPHKKPRGREALSNVRVYVGNPLDEEGAVLEDTSLDRLSNIKFVSLGDVSESIGANVTW; encoded by the coding sequence ATGAACGCCGCAGAGTTCGAAGCGGACGTCGTCGTCGACGCCCGCGACTGCATCCTCGGCCGCGTCGCCTCGCAGGTCGCGGAGCGCGCGCTCGACGGCGAGCGCGTGGCCGTGGTCAACGCCGAGAGCGCGGTCATCACCGGACGGGAGAACCAGATCGTCGAGAAGTTCCAGAAGCGCCGGGACGTCGGTTCCGACCAGGGGCCGAACTACCCGCGCCGACCCGACGGCATCATGAAGCGGTCCATCCGCGGCATGCTCCCGCACAAGAAGCCCCGCGGGCGCGAGGCGCTCTCGAACGTCCGCGTCTACGTCGGCAACCCGCTCGACGAGGAGGGCGCGGTGCTCGAGGACACGTCGCTGGACCGACTGTCGAACATCAAGTTCGTCTCCCTCGGGGACGTCAGCGAATCAATCGGAGCGAACGTCACATGGTAA
- a CDS encoding 50S ribosomal protein L18e, protein MSKTNPRLSSLIADLKSAARNSGGDVWGDIAERLEKPRRTHAEVNLGQIERYAREDETVVVPGKVLGSGVLQKDVTVAAVDFSGTAETKIDQVGDAVSLEQIVEDNPEGSDVRVIR, encoded by the coding sequence ATGAGCAAGACAAATCCGAGACTCAGTAGTCTCATCGCCGACCTGAAGTCGGCCGCCCGCAACTCGGGCGGCGACGTCTGGGGCGACATCGCCGAGCGGCTCGAAAAGCCCCGGCGCACGCACGCGGAAGTCAACCTGGGCCAGATCGAACGGTACGCCCGGGAGGATGAAACCGTCGTCGTGCCGGGCAAGGTGCTCGGTTCGGGCGTCCTGCAGAAGGACGTCACCGTCGCAGCCGTCGACTTCTCCGGCACCGCCGAGACGAAGATCGACCAGGTCGGAGACGCCGTATCGCTCGAACAGATAGTCGAAGACAACCCCGAAGGATCTGACGTACGGGTGATCCGATGA
- a CDS encoding DNA-directed RNA polymerase subunit D codes for MPGDYEVEFVERSDREARFLVRGITPAFANGIRRAMIADVPTFSVDTVRFIENSSVMFDEQLGLRLGLVPLTTDLDDFEVGDEVTLSLDVEGPETAYSGDLVSNDPLVEPADDNIPIIDLKDGQRLEVEADAVLDRGRDHAKHQGGVAVGYRHLQTVEVVGDAGEFGDDDPQILRGVVEEQAAEHVDAEVDPDAENGDLVLTDEFDNDLTKRYPGKELEVTDVENAFVFHVETDGSFTVDELTLRAVETIRDRADELRDAVQL; via the coding sequence ATGCCAGGTGATTACGAGGTTGAGTTCGTCGAACGCTCGGACCGCGAGGCCCGGTTCCTGGTCCGCGGGATCACCCCCGCGTTCGCCAACGGTATCCGCCGGGCGATGATCGCGGACGTGCCGACGTTCAGCGTCGACACCGTCCGGTTCATCGAGAACTCCAGCGTGATGTTCGACGAACAGCTCGGCCTGCGGCTCGGACTCGTCCCGCTGACGACGGACCTGGACGACTTCGAGGTGGGCGACGAGGTGACCCTGTCGCTGGACGTGGAGGGGCCCGAGACGGCCTACTCCGGCGACCTGGTCAGCAACGACCCGCTGGTCGAGCCGGCCGACGACAACATCCCGATCATCGACCTGAAGGACGGCCAGCGCCTCGAAGTCGAGGCCGACGCCGTCCTCGACCGCGGCCGCGACCACGCCAAACACCAGGGCGGCGTGGCCGTGGGCTACCGACACCTCCAGACGGTGGAGGTCGTCGGCGACGCGGGCGAGTTCGGGGACGACGACCCGCAGATCCTGCGGGGCGTCGTCGAGGAGCAGGCGGCCGAACACGTCGACGCCGAGGTCGACCCGGACGCCGAGAACGGCGACCTCGTGCTGACCGACGAGTTCGACAACGACCTCACGAAGCGCTATCCCGGAAAGGAGCTGGAAGTCACCGACGTCGAGAACGCGTTCGTGTTCCACGTCGAGACGGACGGCTCCTTCACCGTGGACGAACTGACCCTCCGCGCGGTCGAGACGATTCGCGACCGCGCGGACGAACTGCGCGACGCAGTCCAACTGTAA
- a CDS encoding 30S ribosomal protein S11: MSESEDGVWGIAHVHASFNNTIITITDQTGAETLAKSSGGTVVKQNRDEASPYAAMQMAEVVAEKAQEAGVEGVHVRVRGPGGNQQKSPGPGAQATIRALARAGLEIGRIEDVTPIPHDGTRGPKNAGF, encoded by the coding sequence ATGAGCGAATCAGAGGACGGAGTGTGGGGCATCGCCCACGTGCACGCATCGTTCAACAACACGATCATCACGATCACCGACCAGACCGGCGCGGAGACGCTCGCCAAGAGCTCCGGCGGGACGGTCGTCAAGCAGAACCGCGACGAGGCCTCGCCGTACGCCGCGATGCAGATGGCCGAGGTCGTCGCGGAGAAGGCACAGGAAGCAGGCGTTGAGGGCGTTCACGTCCGCGTGCGCGGCCCCGGCGGGAACCAGCAGAAGTCCCCCGGGCCGGGCGCGCAGGCGACGATCCGCGCGCTGGCTCGCGCCGGCCTCGAGATCGGTCGCATCGAGGACGTCACGCCGATCCCCCACGACGGCACCCGCGGCCCCAAGAACGCGGGCTTCTGA
- a CDS encoding 30S ribosomal protein S4, with protein MALGSNTKFFETPNHPYQGERIADESNLIGRYGLKNKQELWRAQSELRAYRREARQLLGRAEGEGAADEAEEFLARLKRYGILNENDSLDDVLSLDVTDVLERRLQTVVYRKGYANTAEQARQFVNHGHIVVDDARVSIPSRKVEVAEEDLVGFDPNSPIADELHPERAEAQE; from the coding sequence ATGGCGCTTGGATCCAACACGAAGTTCTTCGAGACGCCGAACCACCCCTACCAGGGTGAGCGCATCGCCGACGAGTCCAACCTCATCGGCCGCTACGGGCTCAAGAACAAGCAGGAGCTCTGGCGCGCGCAGTCCGAGCTCCGCGCCTACCGCCGCGAGGCCCGCCAGCTGCTCGGTCGGGCCGAGGGCGAGGGCGCCGCCGACGAGGCCGAGGAGTTCCTCGCGCGACTCAAGCGCTACGGCATCCTCAACGAGAACGACTCGCTGGACGACGTGCTGTCGCTGGACGTGACCGACGTCCTCGAGCGCCGTCTCCAGACGGTCGTCTACCGCAAGGGCTACGCGAACACGGCCGAGCAGGCCCGCCAGTTCGTCAACCACGGCCACATCGTCGTGGACGACGCGCGGGTCTCCATCCCCTCGCGGAAGGTCGAGGTCGCCGAGGAGGACCTCGTCGGCTTCGATCCGAACAGTCCGATCGCGGACGAACTCCATCCCGAACGCGCGGAGGCACAAGAATGA
- a CDS encoding 30S ribosomal protein S13: MSAEEPENADAPEDDEDLRYFVRIGQTDLDGTKSVERALMELNGVGQRAARIISDKAGVDRRATFGRLEDDEIDEVVGVVEGFADEVPDWLANHQNDFFSGETTHEIGNDLELTRRQDINRMKMIDSYKGVRHKRGQKVRGQRTKSTGRTEGTIGVNVEAIKEEQAEEAAAEEGGEE; encoded by the coding sequence ATGAGTGCAGAAGAACCCGAGAACGCGGACGCGCCGGAGGACGACGAGGACCTCCGCTATTTCGTCCGCATCGGACAGACCGACCTCGACGGGACGAAGTCCGTCGAGCGAGCCCTGATGGAACTGAACGGGGTCGGCCAGCGGGCCGCCCGGATCATCTCCGACAAGGCCGGCGTCGACCGCCGCGCGACCTTCGGTCGCCTTGAGGACGACGAGATCGACGAGGTCGTCGGTGTCGTCGAGGGCTTCGCCGACGAGGTCCCGGACTGGCTCGCCAACCACCAGAACGACTTCTTCAGCGGTGAGACGACCCACGAGATCGGCAACGATCTCGAGCTGACGCGTCGTCAGGACATCAACCGCATGAAGATGATCGACTCCTACAAGGGCGTGCGCCACAAGCGCGGACAGAAGGTCCGCGGCCAGCGCACGAAGTCCACCGGCCGGACGGAGGGCACCATCGGTGTCAACGTCGAGGCCATCAAGGAGGAGCAGGCCGAGGAGGCCGCCGCCGAGGAAGGTGGTGAAGAATAA
- the fni gene encoding type 2 isopentenyl-diphosphate Delta-isomerase: MSDTSGRKDDHIRIVNEEDVEVSGTGFADVSLLHEALPEIDRDAVDASVDFLGAELDAPIVIESMTGGHPNTTELNRALAAAAQETGVAMGVGSQRAGLEDDDALESYAVVREAAPDAFLYGNIGAAQLAEYGVAGVERAVEMIDADAMAIHCNFLQEAVQPEGDVDARDCLEWIERVTEDLSVPVVVKETGNGFTRSTAERLADAGVDAVDVAGKGGTTWSGVEAHRARAIDADREERLGELFREWGIPTAVSTAAANRVHDCVVASGGIRSGLDIAKAIALGARAGGLAKPFLKPAGRGTDAVVRVVEDLIAELETAMFVTGSADVAALREADVVVTGRTREYMAQCGVAPSD, from the coding sequence ATGTCAGACACGTCAGGACGGAAGGACGACCACATTCGAATCGTCAACGAGGAGGACGTCGAGGTCAGCGGGACGGGGTTCGCAGACGTCTCGCTGCTCCACGAGGCCCTGCCGGAGATCGACCGCGACGCCGTCGACGCGAGCGTCGACTTCCTCGGGGCGGAGCTCGACGCTCCGATCGTCATCGAGAGCATGACCGGCGGCCACCCGAACACGACGGAACTCAACCGCGCGCTCGCGGCGGCGGCCCAGGAGACGGGCGTCGCCATGGGCGTCGGGAGCCAGCGCGCCGGCCTGGAGGACGACGACGCCCTGGAGTCGTACGCCGTCGTCCGGGAGGCCGCGCCTGACGCCTTCCTCTACGGGAACATCGGCGCCGCACAGCTGGCGGAGTACGGCGTCGCGGGCGTCGAGCGCGCCGTGGAGATGATCGACGCCGACGCGATGGCGATCCACTGCAACTTCCTCCAGGAGGCCGTCCAGCCCGAGGGCGACGTCGACGCCCGCGACTGCCTCGAGTGGATCGAGCGGGTGACCGAGGACCTGAGCGTCCCTGTCGTCGTCAAGGAGACGGGCAACGGGTTCACTCGGTCGACCGCCGAGCGCCTGGCCGACGCGGGCGTCGACGCCGTCGACGTTGCGGGCAAGGGCGGAACGACCTGGTCCGGCGTCGAGGCCCACCGCGCCCGCGCGATCGACGCGGACCGAGAGGAGCGCCTCGGCGAGCTGTTCCGCGAGTGGGGCATCCCCACGGCCGTCAGCACCGCCGCCGCGAACCGGGTCCACGACTGCGTGGTCGCCAGCGGCGGGATCCGGTCGGGGCTGGACATCGCGAAGGCCATCGCGCTGGGCGCGCGGGCCGGCGGCCTCGCCAAGCCGTTCCTGAAGCCCGCCGGCCGGGGCACCGACGCGGTCGTCCGCGTGGTGGAGGACCTGATCGCCGAGCTGGAGACCGCGATGTTCGTCACCGGGTCAGCGGACGTCGCCGCCCTGCGGGAGGCCGACGTCGTCGTCACCGGACGAACGCGGGAGTACATGGCGCAGTGCGGCGTCGCACCGAGCGACTGA
- a CDS encoding Mrp/NBP35 family ATP-binding protein — protein MDEADVRERLRGVEDPDFGDDIVTLGLINDIGIADESIAIDLALGAPYSPNETAIAARVREALDDVDREIELTASVDRGVDAAEDPLPGVKNVIAVASGKGGVGKSTLAVNLAAGLADRGARVGLFDADVYGPNVPRMVDADEQPQATEDEELIPPEKFGVKLMSMDFLVGEDDPVIWRGPMVDNVLTQLWNDVVWGNLDYMIVDLPPGTGDTQLTMLQNIPVSGAVIVTTPEEVALDDARKGLRMFGRHETPVLGIVENMSTFVCPDCGGEHDIFGSGGGRDFSEETDLPFLGEIPLDPAIREGGDDGTPLVLQEDSETGDAFREFVRRTAINQGIVHRKRHVDRHRERDGTEEVEQ, from the coding sequence ATGGACGAAGCCGACGTTCGCGAGCGCCTGCGGGGGGTCGAGGACCCGGATTTCGGTGACGACATCGTCACGCTCGGGCTGATCAACGACATCGGGATCGCCGACGAGTCTATCGCCATCGACCTCGCCCTGGGCGCGCCCTACTCGCCCAACGAGACGGCCATCGCCGCGCGCGTACGAGAAGCACTCGACGACGTCGACCGTGAGATCGAACTCACCGCGAGCGTCGACCGCGGCGTCGACGCCGCGGAGGACCCGCTGCCGGGCGTCAAGAACGTCATCGCCGTCGCCTCGGGCAAGGGCGGCGTCGGCAAGAGCACGCTGGCCGTCAACCTCGCCGCCGGGCTGGCCGACCGCGGCGCCCGCGTCGGCCTGTTCGACGCCGACGTGTACGGCCCGAACGTCCCGCGGATGGTCGACGCCGACGAGCAGCCCCAGGCCACCGAGGACGAGGAGCTGATCCCGCCCGAGAAGTTCGGTGTCAAACTGATGAGCATGGACTTCCTCGTCGGCGAGGACGACCCCGTCATCTGGCGCGGCCCGATGGTCGACAACGTCCTCACGCAACTGTGGAACGACGTCGTCTGGGGGAACCTGGACTACATGATCGTCGACCTGCCGCCGGGGACCGGCGACACCCAGCTGACCATGCTCCAGAACATCCCCGTCAGCGGGGCCGTCATCGTCACCACGCCCGAAGAGGTCGCGCTCGACGACGCGCGCAAGGGCCTGCGCATGTTCGGCCGCCACGAGACGCCCGTGCTGGGCATCGTCGAGAACATGTCCACGTTCGTCTGTCCCGACTGCGGCGGCGAGCACGACATCTTCGGCAGCGGCGGCGGCCGCGACTTCTCCGAGGAGACGGACCTCCCCTTCCTCGGCGAGATCCCCCTCGACCCGGCAATCCGCGAGGGCGGCGACGACGGGACGCCGCTCGTCCTGCAGGAGGACAGCGAGACCGGCGACGCCTTCCGCGAGTTCGTCCGCCGGACGGCCATCAACCAGGGCATCGTCCATCGCAAGCGCCACGTCGACCGCCACCGGGAGCGCGACGGGACGGAGGAAGTCGAGCAGTAG
- a CDS encoding 30S ribosomal protein S17e, with protein sequence MAIKPAYVKKTATLLMERYPDAFGHDFEHNKEAVTELTNVESKGVRNRIAGYVTSKQGAQVEA encoded by the coding sequence ATGGCAATCAAACCCGCCTACGTCAAGAAGACCGCGACGCTGCTGATGGAACGATACCCGGACGCCTTCGGCCACGACTTCGAGCACAACAAGGAGGCCGTCACGGAGCTGACCAACGTCGAGTCCAAGGGCGTCCGCAACCGGATCGCCGGCTACGTCACGAGCAAGCAGGGCGCGCAGGTCGAAGCGTAA
- a CDS encoding DUF447 domain-containing protein: MTADWPVDLRGVTETVVTTLGPNGRWNAAALGVHAPEGDDSGCDGDPVTARTWGRTRTWRNFREEGGGYVQFTRDPVTFAEAALTVREADDPVLDEADAWVRVDASEVDSGEDGDTQWVEWRLEPRESAVERKSVPTINRGFAAVVEATVAASRLDVDAYDTDRLLERLAYFEDVVERCGGERERLGFDVVRAQVDAEW, translated from the coding sequence GTGACGGCCGACTGGCCCGTCGACCTCCGCGGAGTCACGGAGACCGTCGTGACGACGCTCGGCCCGAACGGCCGGTGGAACGCCGCTGCGCTGGGCGTCCACGCGCCCGAGGGCGACGACTCGGGGTGCGACGGCGACCCGGTGACGGCCCGCACCTGGGGCCGGACGCGGACCTGGCGGAACTTCCGCGAGGAGGGCGGGGGGTACGTCCAGTTCACACGCGACCCGGTGACCTTCGCCGAGGCCGCGCTGACGGTCCGCGAGGCGGACGACCCCGTCCTCGACGAGGCGGACGCCTGGGTCCGGGTCGACGCGAGCGAGGTCGACAGCGGCGAGGACGGCGACACGCAGTGGGTGGAGTGGCGGCTGGAGCCCCGCGAATCGGCCGTCGAGCGCAAGTCGGTCCCGACGATAAACCGCGGGTTCGCCGCCGTCGTCGAGGCGACGGTCGCGGCCTCGCGGCTGGACGTCGACGCCTACGACACCGATCGACTGCTGGAACGGCTGGCCTACTTCGAGGACGTGGTCGAGCGCTGCGGCGGCGAGCGCGAGCGGCTGGGGTTCGACGTGGTCCGGGCGCAGGTCGACGCCGAGTGGTGA
- a CDS encoding triphosphoribosyl-dephospho-CoA synthase, producing the protein MRSTAGNAELALLLEVASTPKPGNVDREREYDDLRFEHFLAGAVGARPGFERAAGGEPIGEAFETAIEGMADQRGGNTQFGAVLVVTPLVATAASGDLTRERAEEVVAGTTIEDAAGFYRAFERVDVAVDDPPEDMEPLDVRRGSDAVPVLRERGLSLSDVMERSADRDGVAAEWVGGFERVFDAADRLLARDGPVPDRASTVFLELLAEEPDTFVVTRNDRETAEEVTRRAQAVLDGEEDADALAEELIDRDVNPGTTADLVAGALFVALERGIEV; encoded by the coding sequence GTGAGGTCGACCGCGGGGAACGCCGAGCTGGCGCTGCTGCTGGAGGTCGCCAGCACGCCCAAGCCCGGCAACGTCGACCGGGAGCGGGAGTACGACGACCTCCGCTTCGAGCACTTCCTGGCGGGCGCGGTCGGCGCTCGCCCGGGGTTCGAGCGTGCCGCCGGCGGTGAGCCGATCGGCGAGGCCTTCGAGACCGCGATCGAGGGGATGGCCGACCAGCGCGGCGGCAACACGCAGTTCGGTGCCGTCCTGGTGGTGACGCCGCTGGTCGCGACGGCTGCGAGCGGTGATCTGACCCGCGAGCGGGCCGAGGAGGTCGTGGCCGGGACGACCATCGAGGACGCAGCCGGCTTCTACCGCGCCTTCGAGCGCGTCGACGTCGCGGTCGACGACCCGCCCGAGGACATGGAGCCCCTGGACGTCCGCCGGGGGAGCGACGCCGTCCCGGTCCTGCGCGAGCGCGGGCTCTCGCTCTCGGACGTGATGGAGCGCAGCGCCGACCGCGACGGCGTGGCCGCCGAGTGGGTCGGGGGCTTCGAGCGGGTCTTCGACGCGGCGGACCGGTTGCTGGCGAGAGACGGGCCGGTCCCCGACCGCGCGTCGACGGTCTTCCTCGAACTGCTGGCCGAGGAGCCCGACACCTTCGTCGTGACCCGGAACGACCGCGAGACCGCCGAAGAGGTGACCCGGCGGGCGCAGGCGGTCCTCGACGGCGAGGAGGACGCCGACGCGCTCGCCGAGGAGCTGATCGACCGCGACGTCAACCCCGGCACGACGGCCGACCTCGTCGCCGGCGCGCTGTTCGTCGCGCTCGAACGGGGGATCGAGGTGTGA
- a CDS encoding tRNA-dihydrouridine synthase, with the protein MTESPLPFEPRVALASLSGQSDAAWARAGAEHAGCAFLGGIALDEPTRAAAREMVADRDREEFLPADPYRFVRDQLRALADVPIRPAVNVRSTTLVPIEEVADLCRDHGAIVEINAHCRQDEMCEVNAGEALLGQPGKLAKQVEAAAATGATVSVKVRTEVPGVDLPDLAARLDRAGADAVHVDAMDSEPVVGAVADATDLFVVANNGVRDAATVREYLDYGADAVSVGRPSDDPDVLAAVRAAVDEWFRQREVSP; encoded by the coding sequence GTGACCGAGTCCCCGCTCCCGTTCGAGCCCCGCGTCGCGCTGGCGAGCCTCAGCGGCCAGTCCGACGCCGCGTGGGCCCGGGCCGGCGCGGAGCACGCCGGCTGTGCCTTCCTCGGCGGCATCGCGCTCGACGAGCCGACGCGAGCGGCCGCCCGCGAGATGGTCGCCGACCGCGACCGCGAGGAGTTCCTGCCGGCGGATCCGTACCGCTTCGTCCGCGACCAGCTACGCGCGCTCGCCGACGTCCCAATCAGGCCGGCGGTCAACGTCAGGAGCACGACGCTGGTGCCCATCGAGGAGGTCGCCGACCTCTGCCGGGACCACGGCGCGATCGTCGAGATCAACGCCCACTGCCGACAGGACGAGATGTGCGAGGTCAACGCCGGCGAGGCGCTGTTGGGTCAGCCGGGGAAGCTCGCCAAGCAGGTCGAGGCGGCGGCCGCGACCGGCGCGACGGTCAGCGTCAAGGTCCGGACCGAGGTTCCCGGCGTGGACCTCCCCGACCTCGCCGCGCGCCTCGATCGGGCCGGCGCCGACGCCGTCCACGTCGACGCGATGGACTCCGAGCCGGTCGTCGGGGCCGTCGCCGACGCGACTGACCTGTTCGTCGTCGCCAACAACGGCGTCAGGGACGCCGCGACGGTCCGGGAGTACCTCGACTACGGCGCGGACGCCGTCAGCGTCGGGCGGCCCAGCGACGACCCCGACGTGCTCGCCGCGGTCCGCGCGGCCGTCGACGAGTGGTTCCGACAGCGGGAGGTGTCGCCGTGA
- the cofD gene encoding 2-phospho-L-lactate transferase → MVTFLSGGTGTPKLLAGADAVFDPAETTVVGNTGDDVVLGGHLVCPDVDTVLFHDGGVLDRETWWGIDDDTAETHEELRRLADEADLGSGPRFLPPERQTEGREIGRWRRFSGVAEFMHIGDRDRAVHVTRTSLLDEGQSLTEATRVLADAFGLERSLLPMSDDPVATLIHTPDGIQHFQEWWVGRGGEPTVEDVEFRGADDAATTDAVDAALDDPVVIGPSNPVTSIGPMLAVPGFEAALRETTVVAVSPFVGDEVFSGPAADLMAALGREPSTAGVADSYPFADAFVLDEADPTELDRPVVRTDTAIDGDDDSERVARAVAEALEVAG, encoded by the coding sequence ATGGTCACGTTCCTCTCCGGCGGCACCGGGACGCCGAAGCTCCTCGCCGGGGCCGACGCCGTCTTCGATCCGGCCGAGACGACGGTCGTCGGCAACACCGGCGACGACGTCGTCCTCGGCGGCCACCTCGTCTGCCCGGACGTCGACACCGTCCTCTTTCACGACGGCGGCGTCCTCGACCGGGAGACGTGGTGGGGGATCGACGACGACACTGCCGAGACCCACGAGGAACTCCGGCGGCTCGCCGACGAAGCGGACCTGGGAAGCGGGCCCCGCTTCCTCCCGCCCGAGCGACAGACCGAGGGCCGCGAGATCGGTCGCTGGCGGCGCTTCTCCGGCGTCGCGGAGTTCATGCACATCGGCGACCGGGACCGCGCAGTCCACGTCACCAGAACGAGCCTCCTCGACGAGGGGCAGTCGCTCACCGAGGCCACGCGGGTCCTCGCGGACGCCTTCGGGCTGGAGCGGTCGCTGCTCCCGATGAGCGACGACCCCGTGGCGACGCTGATCCACACGCCCGACGGGATCCAGCACTTCCAGGAGTGGTGGGTCGGCCGCGGCGGCGAACCGACGGTCGAGGACGTCGAGTTCCGCGGGGCCGACGACGCGGCGACCACCGACGCCGTCGACGCGGCGCTCGACGACCCCGTAGTGATCGGCCCCTCCAACCCCGTCACCAGCATCGGGCCGATGCTCGCCGTCCCCGGCTTCGAGGCGGCCCTGCGGGAGACGACCGTCGTCGCCGTCTCCCCGTTCGTCGGCGACGAGGTGTTCTCCGGGCCCGCCGCCGACCTGATGGCCGCATTGGGGCGGGAGCCGTCGACCGCCGGCGTGGCGGACAGCTACCCCTTCGCCGACGCCTTCGTGCTCGACGAGGCCGACCCGACTGAACTCGATCGACCGGTGGTCCGGACCGACACGGCCATCGACGGCGACGACGACAGCGAGCGCGTGGCCCGGGCCGTCGCAGAGGCCCTGGAGGTGGCGGGGTGA
- a CDS encoding protein-tyrosine phosphatase family protein: MSDARSGVDAHRFAPAAPDEEYVYGACCPGWHSTAGRGDAVEEWIGFVRDRGIERVCCLLTGDQLDRTDAQIGRYRAAFGEDQVLHAPIPDHHLADVETLDAEVLPFLAEAVEREEPVVVHCLAGIGRTGHVLAAWLVHARDYDPVDAIETVEEMGRSPADAITSGNARRGELHELLAKFA, translated from the coding sequence ATGTCCGACGCTCGCTCCGGCGTGGACGCCCACCGCTTCGCCCCCGCCGCCCCCGACGAGGAGTACGTCTACGGCGCCTGCTGTCCCGGCTGGCACTCGACGGCCGGCCGGGGCGACGCCGTCGAGGAGTGGATCGGATTCGTTCGCGATCGCGGAATCGAGCGGGTCTGCTGTCTGCTGACCGGCGATCAGCTCGACCGCACCGACGCCCAGATCGGTCGCTACCGCGCCGCCTTCGGCGAGGATCAGGTCCTGCACGCACCCATCCCCGACCACCACCTCGCCGACGTCGAGACGCTGGACGCGGAGGTACTGCCCTTCCTGGCGGAGGCCGTCGAGCGCGAGGAGCCCGTCGTCGTCCACTGCCTGGCCGGGATCGGCCGGACCGGGCACGTGCTGGCGGCCTGGCTCGTACACGCCAGGGACTACGACCCGGTCGACGCCATCGAGACGGTCGAGGAGATGGGCCGATCGCCGGCCGACGCGATCACGTCGGGCAACGCCCGCCGCGGCGAACTCCACGAGCTACTGGCCAAGTTCGCCTAG